One window of Strix aluco isolate bStrAlu1 chromosome 24, bStrAlu1.hap1, whole genome shotgun sequence genomic DNA carries:
- the DDX42 gene encoding ATP-dependent RNA helicase DDX42 isoform X2, with translation MAENPTAGVVQEEEEDNLEYDSDGNPIAPSKKIIDPLPPIDHSEIEYPPFEKNFYDEHEEITSLTPQQVVELRHKLNLRVSGAAPPRPGSSFAHFGFDEQLMHQIRKSEYTQPTPIQCQGVPVALSGRDMIGIAKTGSGKTAAFIWPMLIHIMDQKELEPGDGPIAVIVCPTRELCQQIHSECKRFGKAYNLRSVAVYGGGSMWEQAKALQEGAEIVVCTPGRLIDHVKKKATNLQRVTYLVFDEADRMFDMGFEYQVRSVASHVRPDRQTLLFSATFRKKIEKLARDILIDPIRVVQGDIGEANEDVTQIVEIFPSGPSKWNWLTRRLVEFTSSGSVLLFVTKKANAEELANNLKQEDHNLGLLHGDMDQSERNKVISEFKKKGIPILVATDVAARGLDIPSIKTVINYDVARDIDTHTHRIGRTGRAGEKGVAYTLLTPKDSNFAGDLVRNLEGANQHVSKELLDLAMQNPWFRKSRFKGGKGKKLNIGGGGLGYRERPGLGSENSDRGNNNSVMSNYEAYKPSTGAMGDRLTAMKAAFQSQYKSHFVAASLNNQKTGSSAAGASGWTSAGSLNSVPTSSAQQNAANPDSPIAAAAAAKGVPGFTSTGNLSSVPTFPSVGVQGFNNTTTSTNNREAIGSSGTGVAAGGGGGGVGGGGGGVVRERYNDNRNSRHNEVPRRGEGGGRYNDVQRHGEGGGRHSDAYRHGEGRHGDSHRHAESRHFADGGSSNRNNGDSRNNNDGRNNENRNGENRKDGNSRDNKTDGFAVPEPPKRKKSRWDS, from the exons ATGGCTGAAAACCCCACTGCTGGTGTGGtccaagaagaggaagaggataaCCTGGAGTATGATAGTGATGGGAATCCAATTGCACCATCCAAAAAAATCATTGATCCTCTTCCACCTATTGACCATTCAGAG ATTGAATATCCACCATTTGAGAAAAATTTCTATGATGAGCACGAGGAGATCACCAGTCTCACCCCGCAGCAAGTGGTGGAGTTACGGCATAAGCTAAATCTCCGG GTCTCCGGTGCTGCTCCTCCAAGGCCTGGCAGTAGTTTTGCTCATTTTGGGTTTGATGAGCAACTTATGCATCAAATTAGGAAATCCGAGTATACCCAGCCGACTCCTATCCAGTGTCAG GGTGTTCCAGTTGCACTAAGTGGCAGGGATATGATTGGGATAGCTAAGACTGGAAGTGGAAAAACAGCAGCCTTCATCTGGCCGATGCTGATTCACATCATGGATCAAAAGGAGCTTGAACCAGGGGATGGTCCCATTGCAGTGATCGTCTGCCCAACCAGAGAGCTTTGCCAACAG ATCCATTCTGAATGTAAGCGCTTTGGTAAGGCATATAATCTGCGCTCCGTAGCTGTGTATGGAGGAGGAAGCATGTGGGAGCAAGCCAAAGCTCTCCAGGAGGGGGCAGAGATAGTTGTCTGCACACCA ggtcGTTTGATTGATCATGTGAAAAAGAAAGCTACAAACCTTCAAAGAGTCACTTACCTTGTGTTTGATGAAGCTGACAGAATGTTTGACATGGGTTTTG AATATCAGGTCAGATCAGTCGCAAGCCACGTACGTCCTGACAGACAGA ccCTCTTGTTCAGTGCCACTTTCCGTAAGAAGATTGAGAAATTGGCCCGAGATATTCTGATCGACCCGATTCGAGTTGTGCAGGGAGACATTGGAGAG GCAAATGAAGATGTTACTCAAATTGTGGAGATTTTCCCCTCTGGCCCTAGCAAGTGGAACTGGCTGACTCGACGCCTTGTGGAGTTCACATCGTCTGGGAGTGTTCTCCTGTTTGTCACCAAGAAGGCAAATGCAGAAGAGCTGGCCAATAACCTCAAGCAGGAGGATCATAATCTGGGGCTGCTTCATGGTGACATGGACCAGAGTGAGAGGAATAAAGTCatttcagaatttaagaaaaagggGATCCCGATACTGGTAGCTACTGATGTGGCAG CTCGTGGGTTAGATATTCCTTCCATTAAGACTGTTATCAATTATGATGTGGCTCGGGACATCGATACGCACACCCATAGAATTGGCCGTACTGGCAGAGCTGGTGAGAAGGGTGTTGCCTACACTCTGCTGACTCCCAAAGACAGTAACTTTGCTGGTGATCTTGTCAGAAACCTGGAAGGCGCTAATCAACACGTTTCCAAAGAGCTGTTGGATCTAGCGATGCAG AATCCGTGGTTCCGGAAATCACGTTTCAAAGGAGGAAAAGGCAAGAAGCTGAATATTGGTGGTGGTGGCTTAGGATACCGTGAACGTCCTGGTCTGGGATCAGAAAATTCT GATCGTGGAAACAACAACAGTGTGATGAGTAACTATGAGGCGTACAAGCCATCCACTGGGGCGATGGGAGACAGGCTTACGGcaatgaaagcagcttttcag TCCCAGTATAAGAGCCATTTTGTTGCTGCAAGTTTAAACAATCAAAAGACTGGTAGCTCCGCTGCTGGTGCGAGTGGCTGGACCAGCGCTGGGAGCTTGAACTCTGTACCGACGAGTTCAGCACAGCAAAATGCTGCAAATCCTGACAGCCCCATTGCAGCCGCCGCAGCAGCGAAGGGTGTTCCAGGTTTCACCAGCACGGGGAATTTGAGCAGCGTTCCCACCTTTCCAAGCGTCGGAGTACAGGGCTTCAACAACACAACTACCAGCACCAACAATCGAGAAGCCATCGGCAGCAGCGGCACCGGCGTTGCCGCtggtggcggcggtggcggggttggcggcggcggtggcggcgttGTCAGAGAACGATACAACGACAACCGGAACAGTCGCCACAACGAGGTCCCGCGCCGTGGAGAGGGTGGCGGGCGCTACAACGACGTGCAGCGCCACGGAGAAGGAGGCGGTCGCCACAGTGACGCTTACCGCCACGGAGAGGGCCGACACGGCGACAGCCATCGCCACGCTGAGAGCCGGCACTTCGCCGACGGGGGCAGCAGCAATCGCAATAACGGCGACAGCAGGAACAACAACGACGGTAGGAACAACGAGAACAGGAATGGTGAGAACAGGAAGGATGGCAACAGCCGAGACAACAAGACAGATGGGTTTGCTGTCCCAGAGCCCCCAAAACGTAAGAAGAGCCGGTGGGACAGTTAA
- the LOC141934165 gene encoding parathyroid hormone/parathyroid hormone-related peptide receptor-like, translating into MEASGSVGGIMVALLCCCLLSSAWALVDPDDVLTKEEQIYLLVEAKEKCQRDIKAQLEKIKDTSCLPEWDGIICWPKGSPSQEVSVPCPDYIYDFNHKGHAYRYCSTYGTWAMAPSINKTWANYTECALLFSSESRTREKEVFDRLHLMYTVGYSISLASLIVAVCILSYFKRLHCTRNYIHVHLFTSFICRAVSIFVKDMVLYSGTLASETEKMREDDFKAEMGPSSGQRSHLVGCKVVVTLFLYFLATNHYWILVEGLYLHSLIFMAFLSNKNYLWVLIIIGWGLPAVFVSVWASVRASLADTQCWDLSAGNMKWIYQVPILAAIVVNFFLFLNIVRVLASKLWETNTGKLDPRQQYRQLLKSTLVLMPLFGVHYVVFMAMPYTEVSGVLWQIQMHYEMLFNSSQGFFVAFIYCFCNGEVQAEIKKAHFRRSLALDLKQKARTTSAAGSCCYGGLASHATTSFSVSLAGRGAGSTQQRGLLLPARASLPGYIPGSFASDHFLPCPTQEMSQKACGENTVDLTDLNQRRPNLKSELETML; encoded by the exons ATGGAGGCATCCGGCTCCGTGGGAGGTATCATGGTGgctctcctctgctgctgcctcttgagTTCTGCGTGGGCTCTG GTCGACCCCGATGATGTTCTCACAAAAGAAGAGCAGATCTATCTCCTGGTGGAAGCTAAAGAGAAATGTCAGAGAGACATAAAAGCCCAACTGGAGAAGATCAAAG ACACCAGCTGCCTTCCGGAGTGGGACGGGATTATCTGCTGGCCAAAGGGCTCCCCCAGCCAGGAGGTGTCGGTGCCCTGCCCCGACTACATCTACGACTTCAACCATAAAG GTCACGCCTACAGGTACTGCAGCACCTACGGGACCTGGGCCATGGCTCCCAGCATCAACAAGACCTGGGCCAATTACACCGAGTGCGCTCTGCTCTTCTCCTCTGAGAGCCGGACCCGTGAGAAG GAGGTGTTTGACCGCCTGCACCTGATGTACACCGTCGGCTACTCCATCTCCCTGGCCTCCCTCATCGTCGCCGTCTGCATCCTCTCGTACTTCAA GCGCCTGCACTGCACACGCAACTACATCCATGTCCACCTCTTCACCTCCTTCATCTGCCGGGCGGTGAGCATCTTCGTGAAGGACATGGTGCTCTACTCAGGCACGCTGGCCAGCGAGACAGAGAAGATGCGGGAGGATGACTTCAAGGCAGAAATGGGTCCCTCATCGGGACAACGGAGCCACCTG GTTGGCTGCAAGGTGGTGGTGactctcttcctctattttctgGCCACCAACCACTACTGGATTCTGGTGGAAGGTCTCTACCTGCACAGCCTGatcttcatggccttcctctCCAACAAGAACTACCTGTGGGTCCTCATCATCATCGGCTGGG GTCTCCCCGCTGTGTTTGTGTCTGTCTGGGCCAGCGTCAGGGCCTCCCTGGCTGATACACA GTGCTGGGACCTCAGTGCAGGGAATATGAAGTGGATTTATCAGGTCCCCATCTTGGCCGCCATCGTG GTgaacttcttcctcttcctcaacATCGTCCGGGTGCTGGCCTCGAAGCTCTGGGAGACGAACACGGGGAAGCTGGACCCCCGGCAGCAGTACAGGCAA CTGCTGAAGTCCACGCTGGTGCTGATGCCGCTTTTCGGAGTCCATTACGTGGTGTTCATGGCCATGCCCTACACCGAAGTCTCCGGGGTCCTGTGGCAGATCCAGATGCATTACGAGATGCTCTTTAATTCCTCTCAG GGTTTCTTTGTGGCTTTTATCTACTGCTTTTGCAATGGGGAG GTGCAAGCAGAGATTAAGAAAGCCCATTTTCGGAGGAGCCTGGCGCTGGACTTGAAGCAGAAGGCGCGTACCACCAGCGCGGCGGGGAGCTGCTGCTACGGCGGCCTGGCCTCCCACGCCACCACGAGCTTCAGCGTGAGCctcgcggggcgcggggcggggagcACCCAGCAGCgggggctgctgctccctgcccgtGCCAGCCTGCCCGGCTACATCCCTGGCTCCTTTGCCTCCGATCACTTTTTGCCGTGTCCGACCCAGGAGATGAGCCAGAAAGCCTGTGGGGAAAACACAGTGGACTTAACAGACCTGAATCAGCGTCGCCCCAACCTAAAGAGCGAGCTGGAGACGATGCTATGA